The Roseibaca calidilacus genome has a window encoding:
- the rpsU gene encoding 30S ribosomal protein S21 → MQVSVRDNNVDQALRALKKKLQREGVFREMKLKQHFEKPSEKKAREKAEAIRRARKLARKKAQRENGL, encoded by the coding sequence ATGCAGGTATCGGTTCGTGACAACAATGTCGATCAGGCCCTTCGTGCGCTGAAGAAGAAACTCCAGCGTGAAGGTGTGTTTCGCGAAATGAAGCTCAAGCAGCATTTCGAGAAACCGTCCGAGAAAAAAGCCCGTGAAAAGGCTGAAGCGATTCGCCGTGCGCGCAAACTGGCGCGTAAAAAGGCGCAGCGCGAGAACGGACTCTGA
- a CDS encoding NAD(P)H-quinone oxidoreductase, with protein sequence MDLPHTMRAVEIAKPGGPEVLRAVERPVPVPGAGQVVVRVAYAGVNRPDALQRAGAYDPPPGASDLPGLEGAGTIAAVGAGVARWKVGDRVCALFPGGSYAEHAATDAGQVLPVPDGMSLREAACLPETCFTVWSNVFMRGGLQAGERFLVHGGSSGIGTTAIQLAHAFGARVFATAGSAQKCDACTRLGAERAINYRDEDFVSVLKGEGGANLILDMVGGDYLPRNLKALAEDGRLVQIAFLQGPKVAVNFAPLMVRRLTITGSTLRPQSDAAKAAIAADLEAKVWPLIAAGRLAPVMDSEFALADAASAHARMESSEHIGKIVLAIAPE encoded by the coding sequence ATGGATCTGCCACATACAATGCGCGCGGTCGAGATCGCGAAGCCCGGCGGGCCGGAGGTGCTGCGCGCGGTCGAGCGCCCGGTGCCGGTGCCCGGCGCGGGGCAGGTGGTGGTGCGCGTGGCTTATGCCGGTGTGAACCGCCCCGACGCCTTGCAGCGCGCGGGCGCCTATGACCCGCCCCCCGGTGCCAGCGACCTGCCGGGGCTGGAAGGGGCCGGCACCATTGCCGCCGTGGGCGCGGGCGTCGCGCGCTGGAAAGTGGGCGACCGGGTCTGTGCGCTGTTTCCCGGCGGGTCGTACGCCGAACATGCCGCGACCGATGCCGGGCAGGTTCTGCCGGTGCCGGATGGCATGAGCCTGCGCGAGGCCGCGTGTTTGCCCGAAACCTGTTTCACTGTCTGGTCCAATGTCTTCATGCGGGGCGGTTTGCAGGCGGGCGAGCGGTTCTTGGTGCATGGCGGGTCGTCCGGCATCGGCACGACGGCGATTCAGCTTGCCCATGCTTTTGGCGCGCGGGTTTTTGCCACTGCGGGGTCGGCCCAGAAATGCGACGCCTGCACCCGGCTTGGGGCCGAACGCGCGATCAACTACCGCGACGAGGATTTCGTGTCGGTGTTGAAGGGCGAGGGCGGGGCAAACCTGATTCTGGACATGGTGGGCGGCGACTACCTGCCGCGCAACCTGAAAGCCTTGGCCGAGGATGGGCGCTTGGTGCAAATCGCCTTTCTGCAAGGCCCCAAGGTAGCGGTGAATTTCGCGCCCCTGATGGTGCGGCGCTTGACCATTACCGGGTCTACACTGCGCCCGCAATCGGATGCGGCCAAGGCGGCGATTGCAGCCGATCTGGAAGCCAAGGTCTGGCCGTTGATCGCCGCCGGGCGGCTGGCCCCGGTCATGGACAGTGAATTCGCACTGGCCGATGCGGCAAGCGCCCATGCTCGGATGGAAAGCTCCGAACATATTGGCAAGATCGTTCTGGCCATCGCGCCCGAATAA
- a CDS encoding DUF6614 family protein — MTTYHCMIDLKPNANELAFARAVALWFGMLQAAGKVAGWHLSRRKLRLAGPGFGDFLLVVEFEDMAQMDRAFAHLAQGEHDAVQAYTQMHGMIERAEAGLYRPYPDPVPVERLSLI, encoded by the coding sequence ATGACCACATATCATTGCATGATCGACCTTAAACCGAACGCCAATGAACTGGCCTTCGCGCGGGCTGTCGCCCTTTGGTTCGGGATGTTGCAGGCAGCGGGCAAGGTCGCCGGATGGCACTTGTCGCGCCGCAAATTGCGGCTGGCCGGGCCCGGCTTCGGGGATTTTCTGCTGGTGGTTGAATTCGAGGATATGGCCCAGATGGACCGCGCTTTTGCCCATCTGGCGCAGGGCGAGCACGATGCCGTGCAGGCATATACCCAGATGCATGGCATGATTGAACGGGCGGAAGCAGGGCTTTACAGGCCCTATCCCGACCCGGTACCGGTTGAACGGCTATCGCTGATATGA
- the rplM gene encoding 50S ribosomal protein L13 encodes MKTFSATPADIEKKWIIIDAEGVVLGRLASIIAMRLRGKHKPSFTPHMDMGDNVIVINAEKVQITGNKRTKPNYWHTGHPGGIKSRTTGQILEGRFPERVLMQAVKRMLPGGPLSRQQMTHLRVYAGTEHPHEAQQPEVLDVKSMNTKNTRSA; translated from the coding sequence ATGAAAACCTTCTCTGCCACACCGGCGGATATCGAGAAGAAATGGATCATCATCGATGCCGAAGGCGTCGTGCTGGGCCGTCTTGCCTCGATCATCGCCATGCGCTTGCGCGGCAAGCACAAACCGTCCTTCACCCCGCATATGGATATGGGCGACAATGTCATCGTGATTAACGCCGAGAAGGTGCAGATCACGGGCAACAAGCGCACCAAGCCGAACTACTGGCACACCGGCCATCCCGGTGGGATCAAGTCGCGCACCACGGGCCAGATTCTGGAAGGTCGCTTTCCAGAGCGCGTGCTGATGCAGGCGGTCAAACGCATGCTGCCCGGTGGTCCGCTGTCGCGCCAGCAGATGACCCATCTGCGCGTCTATGCCGGCACCGAGCATCCGCATGAAGCCCAGCAACCCGAAGTTCTGGATGTCAAATCCATGAACACCAAGAACACGCGGAGCGCATGA
- a CDS encoding branched-chain amino acid aminotransferase produces the protein MAVGKEILTWYEGTWHEGAAPIITAADHAAWLGSTVFDGARQFDGARPDLDLHSARIIRSAEAMGMIPPVDAETVQGLMEEGCARFGADRALYLRPMMWSRDSAPGIIDVVPENTGFSICIEALDMPSVGGFSLTVSPFCRPRPDMAVTEAKAGALYANNARIMADARKRGFSNALSLDVEGFVAETASTNVFMVRDGVVFTPVPNGMFLNGITRQRVIGLLRADGVEVVETSLTLEDFDTADEIFVTGNIAKVMPVARYKDRAMGAPRMGLRARDLYWDYALSGGETVKALREVAAGV, from the coding sequence ATGGCAGTCGGCAAGGAGATTCTTACTTGGTATGAAGGCACTTGGCATGAAGGGGCCGCGCCGATCATTACGGCAGCGGACCATGCCGCATGGCTGGGCAGCACGGTGTTTGACGGTGCGCGCCAGTTCGATGGCGCGCGCCCCGATCTGGACCTGCATTCTGCGCGCATCATCCGCTCTGCCGAAGCAATGGGGATGATCCCGCCGGTTGATGCCGAAACCGTGCAGGGCCTGATGGAGGAAGGCTGCGCGCGCTTTGGCGCAGACCGCGCGCTGTATCTGCGCCCGATGATGTGGTCGCGCGATTCCGCGCCCGGCATTATCGACGTGGTGCCAGAGAATACCGGGTTCTCAATCTGCATCGAAGCGTTGGACATGCCGAGTGTCGGGGGCTTTTCGCTGACCGTCTCGCCGTTCTGCCGCCCACGCCCCGATATGGCGGTGACAGAGGCCAAGGCGGGTGCGCTTTACGCCAACAATGCCCGCATCATGGCCGATGCCCGCAAGCGCGGCTTTTCCAACGCGCTGTCGCTGGACGTGGAGGGGTTCGTCGCCGAAACCGCATCGACCAATGTGTTCATGGTCCGCGATGGCGTTGTCTTCACGCCGGTGCCCAATGGCATGTTCCTGAACGGAATTACCCGTCAGCGGGTCATCGGCCTGCTGCGCGCCGACGGGGTAGAGGTGGTTGAGACCAGCCTGACGCTGGAGGATTTCGACACGGCGGACGAGATTTTCGTGACCGGAAATATCGCCAAGGTCATGCCTGTTGCGCGCTACAAGGACCGCGCCATGGGCGCGCCCCGGATGGGGTTGCGCGCGCGCGATCTGTATTGGGATTATGCGCTGTCGGGAGGAGAGACTGTCAAGGCGCTGCGCGAAGTGGCAGCCGGGGTTTAA
- a CDS encoding disulfide bond formation protein B, translated as MTRSRQVQLLALAGSAGLLLGALAFQYLGGMAPCALCILQRWPHLVALLAGAGLVWAGPWALLGALGAGASGAIGVYHTGVERDWWEGPASCTSGGDLSGLSGQELLDQIMSAPVVRCDEVPWEMLGLSMASWNAVLSFGLAGLWLVSLRLRG; from the coding sequence GTGACACGTTCCCGACAGGTTCAACTGTTGGCGCTGGCCGGGTCCGCCGGGCTGTTGCTGGGCGCCTTGGCCTTTCAATATCTGGGCGGCATGGCGCCTTGTGCGCTGTGCATCTTGCAGCGCTGGCCCCATCTGGTGGCGCTGCTGGCTGGCGCAGGGTTGGTGTGGGCCGGGCCATGGGCGCTGCTTGGGGCGCTTGGGGCCGGGGCCTCGGGTGCGATTGGTGTTTACCATACCGGGGTCGAGCGCGACTGGTGGGAAGGGCCGGCAAGCTGCACCTCCGGCGGTGATCTGTCCGGGCTGAGCGGGCAAGAGCTGCTGGACCAGATCATGTCCGCCCCCGTGGTGCGCTGCGACGAAGTGCCATGGGAGATGCTGGGCCTGTCCATGGCAAGCTGGAACGCCGTTTTGTCCTTCGGGTTGGCCGGGCTTTGGCTGGTTAGCCTGCGGCTGCGGGGTTAA
- the rpsI gene encoding 30S ribosomal protein S9, with translation MSDDLKTLDDLKSVVTPVAEAAPAREPVRDELGRSYATGKRKDAVARVWIKPGSGKMLVRDNKGQFIDYTKYFARPVLQMILRQPFQVAGVVDQFDVIATVAGGGLSGQAGAVKHGISKALQLYDPTLRPALKAAGFLTRDSRVVERKKFGRAKARRSFQFSKR, from the coding sequence ATGAGCGACGATCTGAAAACGCTGGACGATCTGAAATCGGTCGTCACCCCGGTTGCCGAAGCGGCACCCGCCCGCGAACCCGTCCGCGACGAGCTGGGCCGGTCCTACGCCACCGGCAAGCGCAAGGATGCGGTTGCCCGCGTCTGGATCAAGCCGGGTTCCGGCAAGATGCTGGTGCGTGACAACAAGGGCCAGTTCATCGACTACACCAAGTATTTCGCACGCCCGGTGTTGCAGATGATCCTGCGTCAGCCCTTCCAGGTGGCTGGTGTTGTCGACCAGTTTGACGTGATCGCAACGGTCGCCGGTGGCGGCCTGTCCGGTCAGGCTGGCGCTGTCAAGCACGGCATTTCCAAAGCGTTGCAGCTTTACGATCCGACCCTGCGCCCGGCGCTGAAAGCCGCTGGTTTCCTGACCCGCGACAGCCGCGTGGTGGAACGCAAGAAATTCGGCCGCGCGAAAGCCCGCCGCAGCTTCCAGTTCTCGAAGCGTTAA
- a CDS encoding 2-hydroxyacid dehydrogenase, producing the protein MPKSRLSVVVTRRLPDAVETRLSELFDLRLNETDTPMDRAALIAAIRDCDVLVPTLTDSIDTALLGQAGERLKLIANYGAGVDHIDVATARQRGILVSNTPGVVTEDTADMTMALMLAVTRNIPAGLAQMQAGDWAGWSPMANLGTRIGGKRLGILGMGRIGQAVARRAQAFGMQIHYHNRRRLRPDVEGPLEATWWESLDQMVARMDIISVNCPHTPATFHLLNARRLKLLKPSAIVINTSRGEVIDENALTRGLRAGEIAGAGLDVFERGRQLNPRLRELPNVVLLPHMGSATREGRAEMGEKVIINIKTFADGHRPPDLVLPSML; encoded by the coding sequence ATGCCGAAATCCCGCCTGAGTGTTGTCGTTACGCGACGCTTGCCCGACGCGGTCGAAACCCGTTTGTCGGAATTGTTCGATCTGCGCCTGAACGAAACGGATACGCCGATGGACCGCGCCGCGCTGATTGCGGCGATCCGGGACTGCGATGTTCTGGTGCCAACCCTGACCGACAGTATCGACACGGCTTTGCTGGGTCAGGCCGGCGAACGCCTGAAGCTGATCGCCAATTACGGCGCGGGGGTAGACCATATCGACGTGGCGACCGCGCGGCAGCGCGGAATTCTGGTGTCGAACACGCCCGGTGTGGTGACAGAGGACACCGCCGACATGACCATGGCCCTTATGCTGGCGGTGACGCGCAACATCCCCGCCGGTTTGGCGCAGATGCAGGCGGGCGACTGGGCAGGCTGGTCGCCCATGGCCAATCTTGGCACGCGAATCGGCGGCAAGCGGCTGGGCATTCTGGGTATGGGCCGGATCGGTCAGGCGGTGGCACGCCGGGCGCAGGCCTTTGGTATGCAGATCCATTATCACAACCGTCGCCGCCTGCGCCCGGATGTGGAAGGCCCGCTGGAGGCCACTTGGTGGGAAAGCCTTGACCAGATGGTGGCGCGGATGGACATTATTTCGGTCAATTGTCCGCATACCCCGGCCACGTTCCACTTGCTGAATGCGCGGCGTCTGAAATTGCTGAAACCATCGGCCATCGTCATCAATACCTCGCGCGGCGAGGTGATTGACGAGAACGCGCTGACCCGCGGCTTGCGGGCCGGAGAGATTGCCGGGGCCGGACTGGACGTGTTCGAACGCGGGCGGCAGTTGAACCCGCGGCTGCGCGAATTGCCCAATGTCGTTCTGTTGCCGCATATGGGGTCGGCCACGCGCGAAGGGCGGGCCGAAATGGGCGAGAAGGTCATCATCAACATCAAGACCTTTGCAGATGGCCACCGCCCGCCCGATCTGGTCCTGCCATCCATGCTGTAG
- a CDS encoding sulfurtransferase, translating to MLRKTALTLTLTALPTLATAAPEGWQPLLSPSDLSAMLERGEDIHIIRVTGDFEAGHIPGAVFSPYDAWRAGPTNPGALKPELEYEAEAVRIGVREDRPTVIVHNGDSPSDMGAAARVYWTLKSLGVQDLALLNGGYQAWAAADLPTATGEVTPTESDFYAEWRDDWYIPTDEVVELVESGDARLLDSRPEGFFEGIAWSIARPGTIRSAENLQYTQFFEDGLLVGPERAREIAVAQGLQDSATTVSFCNTGHWAALNWFALSELAKVPNTRLYAESMAEYSIHGHALDNEPGRVAYLWHATKRWVDGLF from the coding sequence ATGCTGCGCAAGACCGCTCTTACCCTGACGCTAACCGCCCTGCCCACGCTGGCGACCGCCGCGCCCGAGGGCTGGCAGCCCCTGCTGTCCCCGTCCGATCTGTCGGCAATGCTGGAACGCGGCGAGGATATCCATATCATCCGCGTCACCGGCGATTTCGAAGCCGGTCACATCCCCGGCGCCGTGTTTTCACCCTATGACGCATGGCGCGCAGGCCCGACCAATCCCGGCGCGCTGAAACCCGAACTGGAATACGAGGCAGAGGCCGTGCGCATCGGCGTGCGCGAGGACCGCCCCACCGTGATCGTGCACAATGGCGATTCACCATCCGACATGGGTGCCGCCGCCCGCGTATACTGGACGTTGAAATCCTTGGGCGTGCAGGATCTGGCGCTGTTGAATGGCGGCTATCAGGCTTGGGCCGCCGCTGACCTGCCCACCGCCACAGGAGAGGTCACGCCGACCGAATCCGACTTCTACGCCGAATGGCGCGACGATTGGTATATTCCGACCGACGAAGTGGTGGAACTGGTCGAAAGCGGCGATGCCCGCTTGCTGGACAGCCGCCCCGAAGGCTTCTTCGAGGGCATTGCATGGTCCATCGCCCGCCCCGGCACCATCCGCAGCGCCGAGAACCTTCAATACACCCAGTTTTTTGAGGATGGATTGCTGGTCGGGCCGGAGCGCGCGCGCGAAATCGCCGTTGCGCAGGGGCTGCAAGACTCGGCCACGACCGTGTCTTTTTGCAATACCGGGCATTGGGCTGCGCTGAACTGGTTCGCGCTGAGCGAATTGGCCAAAGTGCCCAATACGCGCCTTTATGCCGAAAGCATGGCCGAATACTCGATCCACGGCCACGCGCTGGATAACGAACCGGGGCGCGTTGCCTATCTGTGGCACGCGACCAAGCGCTGGGTGGACGGTCTGTTCTGA
- a CDS encoding COQ9 family protein, with protein sequence MSDLTEKLLDAALIHVPFDGWGDAALRAAAADCGVDMAAAKAVFPRGGVDMALAYHARGDALMLRALADHDLSHLRIRERIALAVRLRLEAAEDRELVRRGTTLFALPLYAADGARAIWGTADTIWTALGDTATDYNWYTKRATLAGVYSATVLFWLGDDSPNAQATWEFLDRRIDGVMQVERVKSALRKNPVLSTLFAGPSAALACIKAPSSRVRPDLPGYMPRTRQG encoded by the coding sequence ATGAGTGATCTGACCGAGAAATTGCTAGATGCCGCGCTGATCCATGTGCCGTTCGACGGCTGGGGAGATGCCGCCCTGCGTGCCGCTGCCGCCGATTGCGGGGTGGATATGGCCGCCGCCAAGGCGGTCTTTCCGCGGGGCGGTGTCGATATGGCGCTGGCCTATCACGCGCGGGGCGATGCGTTGATGCTGCGCGCGCTGGCCGATCACGACCTGTCGCATTTGCGTATCCGCGAGCGCATCGCGCTGGCGGTGCGGTTGCGTCTGGAAGCGGCCGAGGACCGCGAATTGGTGCGCCGCGGCACGACGCTGTTCGCGCTGCCGCTCTATGCCGCCGATGGCGCGCGCGCAATCTGGGGCACGGCAGATACGATTTGGACCGCATTGGGTGACACGGCCACCGATTACAACTGGTATACCAAGCGTGCAACGCTGGCCGGGGTCTATTCCGCGACGGTGCTGTTCTGGCTGGGCGATGACAGCCCGAATGCGCAAGCCACATGGGAGTTTCTTGACCGCCGCATCGACGGGGTGATGCAGGTCGAGCGGGTGAAATCTGCGCTGCGCAAGAACCCGGTTCTGAGCACACTCTTTGCCGGGCCAAGTGCGGCGCTTGCCTGCATCAAGGCGCCCAGCAGCCGCGTGCGCCCCGATCTGCCGGGCTATATGCCGCGCACGCGGCAGGGTTGA
- a CDS encoding universal stress protein, producing the protein MYSHLLVTVAYEGEHDAARSLQVARALAAPGAKVTLIHVMEPAPLFTLDYLPENWREDMHRAITADLGGLAAGFEDGHAVVVEGDPAHEVLDYAQENGVDCIVIASHRPGTHRLMLGSTAAKIVGRALCAVHVARRAD; encoded by the coding sequence ATGTATTCCCATCTACTTGTTACCGTTGCCTATGAGGGCGAACATGACGCCGCGCGCTCGTTGCAGGTTGCGCGCGCATTGGCCGCGCCGGGGGCGAAGGTCACGCTGATTCATGTGATGGAACCCGCGCCGCTATTCACCTTGGACTACCTGCCAGAGAATTGGCGCGAGGATATGCACAGGGCGATCACGGCCGATCTGGGCGGCTTGGCGGCAGGCTTCGAGGATGGCCACGCTGTTGTGGTCGAGGGCGATCCAGCGCATGAGGTGCTGGATTACGCGCAAGAAAACGGGGTTGATTGCATCGTCATTGCCTCGCACCGGCCCGGCACGCATAGGCTGATGCTTGGCTCTACCGCTGCCAAGATCGTGGGCCGCGCGCTCTGTGCGGTGCATGTTGCGCGCCGCGCTGACTGA
- a CDS encoding DMT family transporter, translating into MLTRGHSAKPLTGIALNVSALFVLVCMAACVKAATAEVPTGQAVFARAAFSLPLILGWIAAQGPLSDGLRMARPRLHLLRGALGTVALSLNFLALSLLPLPEVTTIGFAAPMVTLVFAVVILREQVRLLRWGAVIIGFAGVMIVVWPRLGLGDGADSLARIGALAALGSATAAALVKILLRRMVERESTPAIVFYFALTASLMGLLTAPFGWVWPTRDVALLLVASGLLGGIGQLMMTASYRYADASALAPFWYAQLLFATVLGFLLFDEVPTAQMLIGAGLVIGAGLLIAWRESRLGKQARRRETPL; encoded by the coding sequence ATGCTGACGCGCGGCCATTCCGCCAAACCCCTGACCGGCATTGCGTTGAATGTATCGGCGCTGTTCGTGCTGGTCTGCATGGCCGCCTGCGTCAAAGCCGCAACCGCAGAGGTGCCGACCGGGCAGGCCGTGTTCGCGCGCGCGGCATTCTCGCTGCCGCTGATCCTGGGCTGGATCGCCGCGCAAGGGCCATTGTCGGACGGGCTGCGCATGGCGCGCCCCCGCCTGCACCTGCTGCGCGGCGCGCTGGGAACGGTGGCCCTGTCGCTGAACTTTCTGGCGCTCTCGCTGCTGCCTTTGCCCGAAGTGACCACCATCGGTTTCGCCGCGCCCATGGTCACGCTGGTCTTTGCCGTGGTCATTCTGCGCGAACAGGTCCGCCTGCTGCGTTGGGGCGCGGTCATCATCGGCTTTGCGGGCGTGATGATCGTGGTCTGGCCACGGCTGGGCTTGGGGGATGGGGCCGACAGCCTTGCCCGCATCGGCGCGCTGGCAGCCCTTGGGTCGGCCACCGCGGCGGCTTTGGTCAAGATCTTGCTGCGCCGCATGGTCGAGCGCGAAAGCACACCCGCCATCGTGTTCTATTTCGCGCTGACCGCCAGCCTGATGGGGCTTTTGACCGCACCCTTCGGCTGGGTTTGGCCCACGCGCGATGTGGCGCTGTTGCTGGTCGCCTCTGGCCTGCTTGGCGGCATCGGCCAGTTGATGATGACCGCCAGTTACCGCTATGCCGACGCCTCGGCTCTGGCCCCCTTCTGGTATGCGCAACTTCTGTTCGCAACAGTGCTGGGTTTTTTGCTGTTCGACGAGGTGCCCACCGCGCAGATGCTGATCGGCGCCGGGCTGGTCATCGGGGCGGGCCTGCTGATCGCATGGCGCGAATCGCGGCTGGGCAAACAGGCGCGGCGGCGCGAAACGCCGCTTTAG
- a CDS encoding YeeE/YedE thiosulfate transporter family protein, giving the protein MFLRRAFVIALILFAPLFGLVMAGPRAGLLIAIGIGFGLVLEGLRFGFAGPWRMIVAERDGRGLLAQFLAIGLVASVAFPLLAAHGGELSPAHAPIGLGMVLGAFVFGAAMQLVMGCGSGTLVNAGSGNLVGLIALLGFIGGSFAGSLHLGWWTGLASLPVLSLQGLFGANGGLVVTLAGLAALAALVIWRAAPGKRLPPVRLWWAAALIAALALANLVVAGQPWGIVYGLGLWGAKIAQAGGADLAASGFWANPGNAERLNASLLTDVTSLTSIGLVLGAFAVMRLRANPGAPAQALTARSYVLVLLAGLVLGYSARMAFGCNVGAFFSGISTGSLHGWVWLAAAFAGSTLGLKLRPVILRPAAQPKGAFA; this is encoded by the coding sequence ATGTTCTTGCGCCGCGCATTCGTGATCGCCCTGATCCTGTTCGCCCCGCTTTTTGGTTTGGTCATGGCCGGTCCCCGCGCGGGCTTGCTGATCGCCATTGGTATTGGCTTTGGGCTGGTGCTGGAGGGGCTGCGCTTCGGCTTTGCCGGGCCGTGGCGGATGATCGTCGCAGAGCGCGACGGGCGCGGGCTGTTGGCGCAGTTCTTGGCGATAGGGCTGGTGGCATCGGTCGCCTTTCCGCTGCTGGCCGCACATGGGGGCGAATTGTCGCCCGCCCATGCGCCGATTGGCCTTGGCATGGTCCTGGGCGCTTTCGTTTTTGGCGCGGCGATGCAACTGGTCATGGGTTGCGGGTCGGGCACGCTGGTCAATGCCGGATCGGGCAATCTGGTGGGGCTGATCGCGCTGCTGGGCTTTATCGGCGGCAGCTTTGCGGGCAGCTTGCATCTGGGCTGGTGGACGGGGCTTGCCAGCCTGCCGGTATTGTCCTTGCAAGGGCTGTTCGGGGCAAATGGCGGGCTGGTGGTCACGTTAGCAGGGCTGGCGGCGCTGGCCGCGCTGGTCATCTGGCGCGCAGCACCCGGCAAACGCCTGCCGCCGGTGCGGCTGTGGTGGGCGGCGGCGCTGATCGCGGCGCTGGCACTGGCCAATCTGGTCGTTGCGGGCCAGCCTTGGGGCATTGTCTACGGGCTGGGCCTGTGGGGTGCCAAGATCGCGCAAGCGGGTGGCGCGGATCTGGCCGCGAGCGGATTCTGGGCCAATCCCGGCAATGCCGAGCGGTTGAACGCGTCGCTCCTGACCGATGTTACCTCGCTGACCAGTATCGGGCTGGTGCTGGGGGCTTTCGCGGTGATGCGCCTGCGCGCCAATCCCGGCGCGCCCGCACAAGCGCTGACCGCGCGCTCTTATGTGCTGGTGCTTTTGGCCGGATTGGTGCTGGGCTATTCTGCGCGCATGGCCTTCGGCTGCAATGTCGGCGCATTTTTCAGCGGCATCTCGACCGGGTCACTGCATGGTTGGGTGTGGCTGGCCGCGGCCTTTGCCGGGTCGACCTTGGGGCTAAAGCTGCGCCCCGTCATCCTGCGCCCCGCCGCACAGCCGAAAGGAGCTTTCGCATGA
- a CDS encoding YiiX/YebB-like N1pC/P60 family cysteine hydrolase translates to MSGAISIRDRIGQALGRWLERDRAQFEPRAALDPDMLIRTLRRGDVLLVEGRAKISTAIKYLTQSTWSHAALYVGDMLPGQGPHMLIEVTLQNGVHAVPLSKYARSNIRICRAVGLSEAERDAVARFMLDRIGYEYDLRNIIDLARYLFPTPPVPIRFRRRMLALGSGDPTRAICSSLIAQAFQSVRYPILPEIRRSRAHGSDYSRREIFHIRHHSLFVPRDFDLSPYFEIVKPTIRYGFDHGRIKWAAPDAEILG, encoded by the coding sequence ATGAGTGGCGCAATCTCTATCCGTGACCGCATTGGGCAGGCGCTTGGCCGCTGGCTGGAACGCGACCGGGCGCAATTTGAACCGCGCGCGGCGCTTGACCCGGACATGCTGATCCGCACCTTGCGCCGGGGCGATGTGCTGCTGGTCGAGGGGCGGGCCAAGATTTCGACCGCGATCAAGTATCTGACGCAAAGCACATGGTCCCATGCCGCGCTTTATGTGGGCGACATGCTGCCGGGGCAGGGGCCGCATATGCTGATCGAGGTGACGCTGCAAAACGGCGTTCATGCTGTGCCCTTGTCGAAATACGCCCGTTCCAATATCCGCATCTGCCGCGCCGTGGGGTTGTCGGAAGCAGAGCGCGACGCGGTGGCGCGCTTTATGCTCGACCGGATCGGGTATGAATATGACCTGCGCAACATTATTGATCTGGCGCGCTACCTGTTCCCCACGCCGCCCGTTCCGATCCGCTTTCGCCGCCGGATGCTGGCGCTTGGCTCTGGCGATCCGACGCGCGCAATCTGTTCATCGCTGATCGCGCAGGCGTTTCAATCGGTGCGCTACCCGATCTTGCCCGAGATTCGCCGCTCGCGCGCACATGGGTCCGACTATTCCCGGCGCGAGATTTTTCACATTCGTCACCATTCGCTGTTCGTGCCGCGCGATTTCGACCTGTCGCCTTATTTTGAGATCGTCAAACCCACCATTCGCTACGGATTCGACCATGGCCGGATCAAATGGGCTGCGCCAGATGCGGAAATTTTGGGGTAA
- a CDS encoding SH3 domain-containing protein: MTVTFSRIAAVLVAALVAASGPLDAASQQRGPVTNLPLPRFVSLKANEANARRGPDLSHRIDWVYKRRDMPLRVTAEFEHWRRIEDMDGQGGWIHSTLLSGVRTALVQADMVPLRQRPDPEARDLALVERGVIGTLQSCNAGWCELDIGALRGWLPVSALWGVDPDEVLE; the protein is encoded by the coding sequence ATGACAGTAACGTTCAGCCGGATCGCCGCGGTTTTGGTGGCGGCATTGGTGGCTGCAAGCGGCCCGCTGGATGCAGCGTCACAGCAACGCGGGCCGGTCACGAACCTGCCCTTGCCGCGATTTGTTTCACTGAAGGCGAATGAGGCGAACGCCCGGCGCGGGCCGGATTTGTCGCATCGGATAGATTGGGTCTATAAACGCCGCGATATGCCCTTGCGGGTAACGGCAGAGTTCGAGCATTGGCGCCGCATCGAAGACATGGACGGGCAGGGCGGGTGGATTCACTCGACCCTGTTGTCGGGGGTGCGCACGGCGCTTGTGCAGGCGGACATGGTTCCGCTGCGCCAGCGCCCTGACCCGGAAGCTCGTGACTTGGCGCTGGTGGAACGCGGTGTGATCGGCACCTTGCAAAGCTGCAACGCGGGCTGGTGCGAGCTGGACATCGGCGCATTGCGCGGTTGGTTGCCGGTCTCTGCGCTATGGGGGGTTGACCCGGACGAAGTGCTGGAGTGA